The genome window CTGGAAGAACAGATTATTGAAGACATCCTTGAAGAAGCTGATGTGGTTTGTGCTACTAACTCAGGAGCAGGCTCAGATTTCCTATTTGAGGATATATTTGATGTGATTTTTATAGATGAAGCCTCTCAGGCAACAGAACCTTCCTGTTTAATACCACTGATAAAAGGCAAAAAGGCAGTTCTCGCCGGTGACCATAAACAGCTTCCACCAACGGTTTTACACCCTGAAGCCAAAGGCTTATCTTTTACAATGTTTGAGAGATTTATAAAAATCTATCCTGAAAGTGCCTACATGCTGAAAATTCAATACAGGATGAATGACCTTATAAAAGAATTCCCTTCCAGAGAGTTTTATAACGGCGAACTGGTATCTGCAGAAGAAGTAAAAGACAGAAAACTATCTGATATTACAGGGAAAACAGGGAAAGACCCTATAACAAATGACACACCTGTTGTTTTCATTGATACCCATGGCAGATTTATGGAAAAACAGAAAAAAGGCAGCCGTTCAAAATATAATCCAGAAGAGGCAAAAATTGTCCAGTTTATTATAAATAAACTAAAGGAATTAGGCATTCCATCTGAAGATATTGGGGTAATAACACCATACAAAGACCATGAAGAGTATCTGAAAAAACTTGTGCCAGATGTTGAGGTGAAAACTGTTGATGGATTTCAGGGCAGGGAAAAAGAGGTAATCATAATATCGCTGGTTCGTTCTAATCCAGATGAGGAAATAGGATTTTTAGATGACCTGAGAAGATTAAATGTTGCTTTAACCCGTGCCAAAAGAAAACTAATTGTAATAGGAGATGCAAATACCCTATCCTCAAATGAAACATACAGAAAATTCCTTCAATTTGTTAAAGAAAAAAATGGATTTTTTCCTGTGGAAAAGATATTAGAGGAATGATGTTTATATTTAAGCTAATTTTTAAACCTTCAGAATACTGGCCAGAATTTGAAAAGGATAAAAATAGCTGGCAGGAGTATTTTTTTAAATATGCCTTAACTTTCGGCCTGATTGGGCCTGTTCTGTCTTTTATTAGCCTTAAAGATATTTCTTTCCAGAAAGCTATTATTTATGCACCTGCAACTTATATAGCAGATATGACCGTTTTGTTTGTTTTTTCTTTTTTAACTGCAAAACTGCTGAGGATGGATTTTTCCACTATTATGAAGTTTTATATTCTGGTTAATATTCCAATATGGCTGTCTGATGTTTTTGATATATACCAGCCATTACGGGTTTTAAGCAATATAGGATTTTTGTATAGTTTTTACCTTTTGTACACAGGTTTAAAATTTTTCAAAAAAGAGAAATATATCTTGCCTGTTTTTGTTATTCATTTAGTTTTGTATGTATTAAATGCTGTTTTATCTGAAGTAATAGCCACAAATCCAATTCTAAAAAAAATGATAAAAATCTTAACCTTTTAAACTTTCTCTAAGTTTTAACAGATTTTCTTTAGTTAAAGGAATTTTTTCATTTTCATAACTTAGATAAATATTTCCACTACATTTCAGGTTGAAAGGTTCTTTTATATATTCCTCAAATAAAAAATCATCACCAACTTTAAATGCCAGAGCAGCAATAATTAATGGACTTTCTGGGCATTCAGAAAGCTGAAACCATTTTATTGCCTCTGTGTAATGCCTTTCTTTAATATGCCTTATACCCTTTAAAAAATTTTCGTCAGCCTGTTTTATACTATTTTCGTCTACTAAAAACTTAAGCTTTTTTAGTTTTTGAGGGTCTATCATTTTCTCTTTGCAAGATTTTGTAGAAAGTTAATCTGATGAAAAGTTGAAGGCTGAAATCCTTTTGCCATTACTGTGTTTAAAGCTTCTTCATAGCTTTTGCCGGAGTGTATAAGATAACCTGCCAGAAATGTTCCGCTTCTTGCCTGTCCGTATTTGCAGTGGACAACCACTTTTTTATTGTCTTTTATCTCATCAATATACTGATAAACAGCCAGGAAATCTTCTTCTGGAATAATCTGATACATATCAAAAGGAATTCTTATAACCTCAAATCCCATTTCTTTTTGTTTTTGGGCAATAAAATCGCCGTAATCTCCTTTCAGCAGGTTTATAATTATATCAACCCCTTCTTCTTTCCAGGTTTTTAGCTCTTCTAACTCAGGGGCTCTGCTGCCCCCAAGATAATCTGTAATCCAGCGTATCATCCAAAATACTCCAAAGCTCTTTGTAGTCTGTGTTTTACCCTTTCTATACCTATAACTTCCACCAATGTTGCAATATCTACACCTGAGGTTTCCCCTGTAAGTGCCACTCTAATTGGCATAAATAATCCTTTTCCTTTTACTCCAAGCTCTTTTTGAATTTCCTTTGTGATTTTTTTGAAATCCTCTTTGGTTATTTGATTTCTATCCTTTATTTTTTCATAAAATAACTGGACTACCTTATATCCACTTTCATCCTCAAGGAATTTTTTGCCTTCTTCTGAGTAATGGAAATCATCAACAAAGAATGGTTTTGCCCTTTCTTCTATATCCATTAATGTTTCAAGACTATCTCTGATAGCTTCCATTACCTTTTTGTAATACTCAAAATCTGCCTTATAGCCAAATCCCTCAAAAAATGGAATAGCTCTTCTGGTAAGGTCTTCAAGGTCTAATTTTTCCCTGATATAAACACCATTAAGCCATTTTAGTTTTGCCCTATCAAAAACAGCAGGGGCATTATGAACATCTTCTATGTCAAATTCAGCAATTATTTCTTCTTTTGATAAAACCTCATTATCTCCTTTTGGATGCCAGCCAAGGAGGGCAAGCCCATTGAACATTGCTTCTGAAACATATCCGTCATCTCTAAATGCTCGGACTGAAACAGCACCATGTCTTTTGGATAACTTACTTCTATCTTCTCCTAAAATAATCGGCAGATGGGCAAATTTAGGCTCTGTAAATCCCAGAGCCCTGTAAATAAGGATTTGTTTTGGGGTATTGGATAAATGGTCTTCTCCCCTTATCACATGGGTAATTTCCATCAGAGCATCATCAACAACAACTACAAAATTGTAAACAGGTGAGCCATCAGACCTGACTATCACAAAATCACCAAACTCATCAACATTTATCTCAACTGTTCCTTTTATTAAATCTTCAAAGACAATATATTCCCCATCAGGCACCCTAAATCTCCATACGTAAGGTTTGCCTTCCTCTTCGTATTTTTTTATTTCCTCAGGTGTAAGGTTTCTACATTTTCCTGAGTATCTTGGAGGTCTTCCTTCTGCAAGTGCTTTTTTTCTTTCTTCCTCAAGTTCTTCAGGGGTACAGAAGCATTTATATATATGTCCACTTTCTTTTAACTTTTCAACATACTCGTTATAAATTTCTGTTCTTTCAGATTGTCTGTAAGGTCCGTAATCTCCACCTACATCTGGGCCCTCGTCCCATTCAATTCCAAGCCATTTAAGGTCATCTATTAGCATCTCTTCGTATTCTTTTTTTGACCTTTCTTTGTCAGTATCCTCAATTCTTAGAACAAGTTTTCCCCCTGTATGTCTGGCATATATGTAATTAAACAGGGCTGTTCTGGCATTCCCCAGATGTAAATATCCTGTTGGGCTTGGTGCAAACCTTACTCTTACCACTTTGACCTCCACTTCTAAGTAATTAACCTATAAACTTTCTTTGAAATAATACGAAATATCTTAGAAAACAAATATTTTACTACATCTGGGGGAATAATAGAAATTCAAAAATTTTAGAGGTATAATATGCCAGGCCAACAAGTTATATATTTATTAATAAAAGGTAATAAATATTATTAATTTAAAGAAGGGGGGTATAACATGAAGTTAAAACAAGCATTATTTACGGGAAAGTTCCTTGCCTTAACAATGGCAGGAACTGTGATGTTTAGTTGTAGTGATGGAGGTGGAGGAGGTACGGCTGGAAGTACAGATGTTACAGTGCAATCTGAAGGAAGCGTTAGACTTGGAGTTGTAGAAGGTGCTACAGTTGAAATTTATGAAATTGGAGATGATGGAAAACCTGTTTTAAAATGGACAGAACAATCTTCTGGTGGTAATTCCCTCGGTGAAATAGGAAAATTCAATCTACATGCAGATGAATTAGACCCTAATAAAGTGTATTTATATGTAGCCAATGGAGGACAGGACTGGGATGTGAATAATGACGGTATAAAAGATAGTAATCCAACTCCTAATAAAGGTAAAATCAGAGCTTTAGCTACAGGTGAAGAGATTAAAATGTTAGGTAATGATTTTACATTATCACCTCTTAGTGAACTAATTGCAGAAAAGACCTTACCTGATTTAACCGAAAGTTCTTTAAAAGGAACTTATAATCCTACAGATTTTGCAGAAAAGTTGGATAACACAGCCAAAGAATTAGTTGATGATATTAATAATGATGGAGTAGTAGATAATATTGATGCTCTGGTATTTGACCCTGCAAACGAAGAAGCTAAGAATAAAGTAAAGGCACCTTTTAAAGGACATGTTGATGATATTGCCAATGATATAAGAGATGGTAAATTACCTCTTCTTTCTGCAAATCCTGTTCTTGATGAAAAAGATACAGGTGGAAATGCAAAAAATGCAGCAGCATCTCCAGATGGAAAATATGCTTATGTCATTAATGATGATGGAAAAATGAATGTATTTGATATTTCTAACCCTGAAAATATGGAGCAAAAAAATTCATCTCCTGTAGATACTGGAGTTGCTACACCTGAAGATTTAAAACCTTCAACAGATGGTGAATATGCTTACCTGGCAGGTGGAAATGATGGAGTTGCAATGCTTGACCTTGATGATAATAATGATGGAGAGAAAATTGACCCTAAAAACCTAATTACAATAGACCCAGATGGAGATACTACAAAAGGTTCAGCAAAAGCCCTTGATGTTGTTAATGATGGAACAAATGATTATGTTGTGGTTGCTGATGGAGATGAAGGAATTGCACTTCTTAAAGCCGACCCAGCAAATACAGGAAATGAATTAACAAGTATAGAAACAAAACCAACAGGTACAACTTCAGATGCAAATGATGTTGCTACATCTAAAGATGGTAAATATGCTTACGTTGCAGATGGAGAAAATGGTCTTGTAACATTCAAAATTGACTCTAATGATGAAAATGGAGACGGGAATAAACTTGAAAATCTAAACACAGATGACACCTTAGAATACGGGAAAGCACAGGCAGTGGCAGTTTCTCCAGATGGAAAATATGTCTATGTAACGGTTCAGGAAGACAACCCTGACCCAGCTCAAGCAAAAGCTTATCTTTTAACCTATGGCCTATGTAATCCTGAAGACCCTGTTCTGTTAAATGTTGAAGACCTTCCAAAAGGAAGCACTCCATCAGATATTGTAGTTTCTCCAGAAAAAGAAAAATTATTTATACCTGATGGAGATAATGGGTTAATCTCTGCAGATATATCTGACCCATCAAAACCAGAAGTTGATGGTTTTGTAAATACAGATGGTTCTGTAAATGGAGTTGCTTTAAAGGATAATGGAACCTATGCAATAGTTACGGATAATGACAAAGGGGTAAAATCTATAGCGACAGACCTTATTCCACCTATCGTTCTTGGATATGCAAGCACTTATGCAGCTATTGACCTTACTGAAACAAAAGACAAACTTTATTCATTGATAGCTGATGCTTATTGTGGTCTTAGAATTGCCGATGTAAGTGACCCGTCAAATCCAGAAATACTTAATGATTGTGTATGGGACACAGGTAAATATGCAAATAGCGTTGCTGTAAGTAATGACGGGAATACAGCTTATGTGGCAACTTCAGCAGGTGGTGTGGATATATATGATGTATCAGATAAAAAAGCACCTAATAATGTGGGTAATATTCCTGTTAAAAGTGCCGGAGATGCATGTATAAATGAGGCAATAAATTGTGATGCTGCACATGATGTTTATTTAGATGAAAACAGAGGGCTTATTTTTGTTGCTGAGGGAACAGCAGGATTGAGAATTTTCAGTATTTCTGATAATTCTGAAGTGGGAAGTCTTGATGATGGAGATACTTCTGCTGCAAGTGGAAATGACATAAGAACTGTTGAACTCACACCTGATGGACAAAAAGCTATTCTTGGAGATATTAAGAGAGGAATTATCATAGTTGATGTTTCTGACCCAGCTAATCCACGAGAGGAACAGGTAATTCCTACCGGAATAGGACTTCAGGACAGTGTAGCAATAAATGGGAACTATATATATGTTGCTGCAGGAGAGAATGGAGTTAGAGTGTTTGACGCAACTTCTTATAATGAAGTAAGTAATCTTTCTTATAAGGAAAATGATATGGAAGTTATATTTGCAAATGCCGTTAAGATTTCTTCAGATGGAAAAGTGGCTTTTGTATCTGATGTTGAAAAAGGTCTTGTAATCCTAAACATATCAGACCCAGCCAATCCTGTGGTTCTGGGAATGCTTGATACACCAGGAGAGTCTTATTCTTCTGTTATTGATGGGGATAAATCTATTGGATTTGTGGCTGATGGCTCAAAAGGTCTACTACTTCTTGATGTATCTTCATTTAAATAATCTTCTAAGGGGGCTTAAGCCCCCTTTTTTCTTTTCATCAAAGTTAGATTTTCGTAGAATTCTTTGTAAAATTTTCAATCCAGATTTCAAATTTTTAGTCTTAATTATAAAAGTAATATAAAATCATCAGTTTATATTTAAAAAAATCAAAGCGACTACAGCACCTATAATCAGGGAAAGTAGAGCAATTATTATATTTGCTGCCCTCTTAAGTTCATCTTCTGCGTTTTGAATAATGATACTATTTTCGTCGTATAATTCCTTCAAAAGCTTAGATTTTTCTATTTTGTTTAAAATCTGTTTTGTTTTTAGATTGAAGCAATAAATTTCCTGCCATTTCTGGTCTTTATGAAAGAACTGGAGAATTTTCAGCTTATCATTCTCAATTTCTATGGTTATTTTGTAGAAGGATATAAAATCCTGTATCTTTTCATACTCTTTATCTCCAAGTATTTCTTTATATATCTGTAAAACCTTTGTATCCAAATCTTCTCCTATAAAGGAGAGACTTTTAGCAGCCATCATTTACTTACCAATTTTGCTCCAAATTTTTTTCTTTTTGCATTAACAAATTTTTGAATTTGTTTCCAGCTTTTTGTATTGAGGATATCCTTTTTAGTTGCCCAGCCTCTTCTGGCAACAGCAACACCTATCTCCATGTATGCAAAATTTCCAAAATTATGGGCGTCTGTTGATATTACCAGTTTTACACCCTCCTCAACAGCCTTTCTAACCCATATATCATCTATATCCATTCTTCTTGGTTGGGCATTGATTTCCAGTGCTGTTCCCGTTTCTTTTGCAGCTTTTATAACTGCATCCATATCAACAGGATATGGGTCTCTAAGTCCTATTAGTCTACCTGTGGGGTGTCCAATTACATTTACATAAGGATTTTCCATAGCTTTTATAATTCTATCTGTATTGTCTCTGTTAAAATGGCTGTGGACAGATGCAACAACCCAGTCAAGCTGGGATAAAACCTCGTCTGACAGGTCTAAGCTACCATCAAGTAAAATATCAACTTCTATTCCTTTTTTAACAAAATCCAGACCTGCCATTTTATTAATCAGTTCTATTTCTTTTATTTCTTCAAGAAGTCTTTCTTCATCAAGACCATGGGCTACTCTCTGTGATTTTGAGTGGTCTGTTATTACTATATACTCGTATTTATAGTTATTTCTTACAAACTCTACTATATCTTTTATTGATGCAACGCCATCAGACCATGTGGAGTGAACATGTAAATCTCCTTTTATGTCCTTAAGTTCCACTAATTTGGGAAGTTTATGTGCCATGGCAGCTTCTATTTCGCCTCTGTCTTCCCGTAGCTCTGGAGGTATCCAGTCCATTCCTACAGCTTTATAAACGCTTTCTTCTGTTTCTCCGGCTATTTTTTCTTCTGTATCTACTTTAAAAACTCCATATTCATTGATTTTTAAACCTTTTTCTTTTGCTATTTCTCTCAAGTGGATATTATGCTGTTTTGAACCTGTAAAATACTGAAGGGCTGCTCCCCATTCCTCATCCTTAAATATTCTTAAATCAACCTGTCTTTCTTTATCTTCAAATTTCATGATTACAGATGATTTTTTGGGACCTTTTACTAAAACTTCTGAAACTTCTTCCAGAGACGTGAAAAAATCCATTATTTTAAGTCTGTCTTTATCATCTGCTGTTACAAGGATATCCAGGTCTCCTATGGTTTCTTTTCTTCTTCGTGTGCTACCTACAACTTCTATTTTGTGTATTTCTTTTAAATTGGATTTTAGTTTTTCAATAAGGTATTTTGATATCTGGAGGGCTTCCCACAGGAGTATTCTCCTTTTGGATATCTCATACATCTGAAGGCCTTTTAGCATATTTTCTACTTTTTTGGGTCCAAATCCTTCAAGCTGTTCAATTCTGCCGTCTTTAAGGGCTTTAATCAGTTCTTCTTTTGTGGTTATCCCCAATTCTTCATAAATTCTTTTTAATGTTTTAGGGCCAAATCCGGGCAAATCTATAAGCTCAATAAAATCCTCTGGAACCTGCTTTTTTAACTCTTCGTATTTCTGTATCTT of Persephonella sp. IF05-L8 contains these proteins:
- a CDS encoding YIP1 family protein, whose translation is MMFIFKLIFKPSEYWPEFEKDKNSWQEYFFKYALTFGLIGPVLSFISLKDISFQKAIIYAPATYIADMTVLFVFSFLTAKLLRMDFSTIMKFYILVNIPIWLSDVFDIYQPLRVLSNIGFLYSFYLLYTGLKFFKKEKYILPVFVIHLVLYVLNAVLSEVIATNPILKKMIKILTF
- a CDS encoding beta-propeller fold lactonase family protein produces the protein MKLKQALFTGKFLALTMAGTVMFSCSDGGGGGTAGSTDVTVQSEGSVRLGVVEGATVEIYEIGDDGKPVLKWTEQSSGGNSLGEIGKFNLHADELDPNKVYLYVANGGQDWDVNNDGIKDSNPTPNKGKIRALATGEEIKMLGNDFTLSPLSELIAEKTLPDLTESSLKGTYNPTDFAEKLDNTAKELVDDINNDGVVDNIDALVFDPANEEAKNKVKAPFKGHVDDIANDIRDGKLPLLSANPVLDEKDTGGNAKNAAASPDGKYAYVINDDGKMNVFDISNPENMEQKNSSPVDTGVATPEDLKPSTDGEYAYLAGGNDGVAMLDLDDNNDGEKIDPKNLITIDPDGDTTKGSAKALDVVNDGTNDYVVVADGDEGIALLKADPANTGNELTSIETKPTGTTSDANDVATSKDGKYAYVADGENGLVTFKIDSNDENGDGNKLENLNTDDTLEYGKAQAVAVSPDGKYVYVTVQEDNPDPAQAKAYLLTYGLCNPEDPVLLNVEDLPKGSTPSDIVVSPEKEKLFIPDGDNGLISADISDPSKPEVDGFVNTDGSVNGVALKDNGTYAIVTDNDKGVKSIATDLIPPIVLGYASTYAAIDLTETKDKLYSLIADAYCGLRIADVSDPSNPEILNDCVWDTGKYANSVAVSNDGNTAYVATSAGGVDIYDVSDKKAPNNVGNIPVKSAGDACINEAINCDAAHDVYLDENRGLIFVAEGTAGLRIFSISDNSEVGSLDDGDTSAASGNDIRTVELTPDGQKAILGDIKRGIIIVDVSDPANPREEQVIPTGIGLQDSVAINGNYIYVAAGENGVRVFDATSYNEVSNLSYKENDMEVIFANAVKISSDGKVAFVSDVEKGLVILNISDPANPVVLGMLDTPGESYSSVIDGDKSIGFVADGSKGLLLLDVSSFK
- a CDS encoding dual specificity protein phosphatase codes for the protein MIRWITDYLGGSRAPELEELKTWKEEGVDIIINLLKGDYGDFIAQKQKEMGFEVIRIPFDMYQIIPEEDFLAVYQYIDEIKDNKKVVVHCKYGQARSGTFLAGYLIHSGKSYEEALNTVMAKGFQPSTFHQINFLQNLAKRK
- the gltX gene encoding glutamate--tRNA ligase — encoded protein: MVRVRFAPSPTGYLHLGNARTALFNYIYARHTGGKLVLRIEDTDKERSKKEYEEMLIDDLKWLGIEWDEGPDVGGDYGPYRQSERTEIYNEYVEKLKESGHIYKCFCTPEELEEERKKALAEGRPPRYSGKCRNLTPEEIKKYEEEGKPYVWRFRVPDGEYIVFEDLIKGTVEINVDEFGDFVIVRSDGSPVYNFVVVVDDALMEITHVIRGEDHLSNTPKQILIYRALGFTEPKFAHLPIILGEDRSKLSKRHGAVSVRAFRDDGYVSEAMFNGLALLGWHPKGDNEVLSKEEIIAEFDIEDVHNAPAVFDRAKLKWLNGVYIREKLDLEDLTRRAIPFFEGFGYKADFEYYKKVMEAIRDSLETLMDIEERAKPFFVDDFHYSEEGKKFLEDESGYKVVQLFYEKIKDRNQITKEDFKKITKEIQKELGVKGKGLFMPIRVALTGETSGVDIATLVEVIGIERVKHRLQRALEYFG
- the polX gene encoding DNA polymerase/3'-5' exonuclease PolX, encoding MYNINKDLANIFKKMAAIYEFLDDRFRAMAYQRAAHIIEDLPDDVRNYIATGKLYTIRGIGPSIASKIEEYVQTGKIQKYEELKKQVPEDFIELIDLPGFGPKTLKRIYEELGITTKEELIKALKDGRIEQLEGFGPKKVENMLKGLQMYEISKRRILLWEALQISKYLIEKLKSNLKEIHKIEVVGSTRRRKETIGDLDILVTADDKDRLKIMDFFTSLEEVSEVLVKGPKKSSVIMKFEDKERQVDLRIFKDEEWGAALQYFTGSKQHNIHLREIAKEKGLKINEYGVFKVDTEEKIAGETEESVYKAVGMDWIPPELREDRGEIEAAMAHKLPKLVELKDIKGDLHVHSTWSDGVASIKDIVEFVRNNYKYEYIVITDHSKSQRVAHGLDEERLLEEIKEIELINKMAGLDFVKKGIEVDILLDGSLDLSDEVLSQLDWVVASVHSHFNRDNTDRIIKAMENPYVNVIGHPTGRLIGLRDPYPVDMDAVIKAAKETGTALEINAQPRRMDIDDIWVRKAVEEGVKLVISTDAHNFGNFAYMEIGVAVARRGWATKKDILNTKSWKQIQKFVNAKRKKFGAKLVSK